The genomic stretch GGCGCGCGCCTTGTGGACGGCAAGGTGATCGTTCCGGATGGTTGGGACAAGCTCTACCGTGAATGGGCCGAGGGTGGCTGGAATTCGTTGACCGCTGCGGAGGAATTTGGCGGGCAGGGGCTTCCGCATATGCTGAATGTCGCAGCCCTCGAAATGTGGAATTCCGGGTCGATGGCCTTTGCGCTGGGTCCGACGCTGACCATGGGTGCCGTCGATGCGCTGAGCGCTCACGGATCGGACGCGCTGAAATCGAAATACCTGCCGAAGATGGTGTCAGGCGAATGGACCGGCACGATGAACCTGACCGAGCCGCATGCCGGTTCCGACCTGGGCGTCATGAAGTCCCGCGCCGAGCGTCGCGATGACGGCACCTACCGCATCTTCGGCCAGAAGATCTACATCACCTGGGGTGAGCACGACATCACCGAGAACATCATCCATCTCGTCCTCGCGCGCCTGCCCGATGCCCCCGCCGGCACGCGCGGCATCTCGCTCTTCCTGGTGCCGAAATTCCTCGTCAATGACGATGGCTCGCTCGGTGCCCGCAATGATCTCCATTGCCATTCGCTTGAGCACAAGGTTGGCATCCACGGCTCGCCGACCTGCACCATGATCTACGGCGACGGCAAGTTCGGCGACGAGCCGGGCGCGATCGGCTATCTGATCGGCGAGGAGAACAAGGGCCTCGCCTGCATGTTCACCATGATGAACAATGCCCGCCTTGCCGTCGGCATGCAGGGTGTCGCCATCTGTGAGGCGGCAACACAAAAGGCCGTGCAATACGCCAAGGACCGGACGCAGGGCAAAGCCCCCGGCTGGACCGGCTCCGGCATGTCGCCGATCATCGAGCATCCGGATGTCGCCCGCATGCTGGTGACGATGAAGGCCCTGACGCAGGGCTCGCGCGCCATCTGCTATACGTGCGCCCACGCCACCGATATGAGCCATCATGCAGAGGGCGATGAGGCCCGTCACTGGGCCGAGCGTGCAGCTCTTCTCACCCCGATTGCCAAGTCCTTCGCCACCGATGCCGGCGTCGATGTCGCCTCGCTCGGCATTCAGACCCATGGCGGCATGGGGTTCATCGAGGAAACGGGCGCCGCCCGCTTCTGGCGCGACAGCCGCATTGCCCCGATCTACGAGGGCACCAACGGCATCCAGGCCGCCGACCTCGTCACCCGCAAGCTGCCGCTCTCGAACGGGGAGCATGTCCGTGGCTTCATCTGTGAACTGCGCGAGATCGTGGACGCCGTGCGCGCCTCAAATCTCACCGCCTTCGGTGAGACGGCGACGCGTCTTGACGCCAGTCTCGCCGACCTTGAGCAGACGACCGATTGGTTGCTGGTCCAGCTGGCCGCCGGAAATCTCAATGCCGCCCTTTCGGGGGCAACACCCTATCAGCGCCTTTTCGGACTGACGCTGACCGGCGCCTATCTGGCCAAGGGCGCGCTGCCTGACGAAGAGCATGGCCGCGAAGAGCGCCTTGCACTCTGCCGCTTTGCCGCAGAAAACATCATCGCCGAAACCGCCGCGCTCAAGGACCGCGTCATCAACGGCGAGGCAAGCCTCAACGCGGCGAGGGCACTGTTCGCCTGATCACCACCTCCCCCTTGAGGGGGGAGGTCGCCGCAAAGCGGCGGGTGGGGTGACCCTGCCAGAACCAGTATATGTCGTTGTTCACCCCATACCGGAGCTGCGCTCCGACCCTCCCCCTCAAGGGGAGGGTGGGGACCACCCGAGGAAGCCGCGATGACCGACCACATTGAGATCACCCGCCCAGAAACCCATCCCGGCGTGCTTGTCCTGCGCTTCAACCGGCCGGAAAAGAAGAACGCGATTACCCAGGCAATGTACCAGACGCTGACCGCTGGCCTTCTCGAAGGCGAGAATGACGACAGCATCCGCGCCATCGCCTTTCTCGGAACCGAAGGCTGCTTCTCCGCCGGCAACGACATGGCCGATTTCCTCGGCTTCGCCATGGCCGGCGCGGTCGGCGAACCAGCGGCTTTTAGCCTGCTGCGGGCGCTGACCGAAGTCACCAAGCCGCTGGTTTCCGGCGTCGATGGCCTGGCGATCGGCATCGGTACGACGCTGCACATGCATTGCGATCTGACCGTCGCTTCAGACCGCAGCCTTTTCAAGACCCCCTTCGTCGATCTGGCGCTCGTCCCGGAAGCCGCCTCCAGCCTGATCGCCCCGCGCATCATGGGCCACCAGCGTGCCTTCGCCATGCTCGCCGCCAGCGAAGGTTTTTCCGCAGAACAGGCGCGAGAGGCAGGTCTGATCTGGAAGGTGGTCTCGCCCGGTGAAGTCGAGACAGAGACCCTGAAGATCGCCGCCTCGCTGGCGTCCAAGCCCCCGGCGGCAATGAAGATTGCCCGTGCACTCGTCAAGGGCAGCCCGGATGAGGTCCGCGCCCGCATGCAGGAAGAGCTCGTTCACTTTGTGGCTCAGTTGAAAAGCGCCGAGGCGCGTGCCGCTTTCGAAGCATTCATGAAGGGGCGATAATGCCGGTTGTATCCACAACTTTTAGTGATTACCGATAAAACTAAATATCCCGATAATTGAATGGAGTTTTAAAGCGGCTGCTTAAGTGCTCCTTAAGTCTCTTGGCCTAAATCTGGTGCGAGCGCGATTTAGCATCGCAGCAGCACCATGACGGTGTTGTCATCGACACCATGATTTGACCGATCCCCTTCATGCCACCAGCCCGCCAGGGTGACAGGGCTGAAGGAAGACTTCAGGAGTTGCCCCGTGCATACCCGTCTCAATCTCATGACCAAGATACTGCTGGCTGCGTCTCTCGTCGTTGTCGCAGCTCTGTCAGGCTTCTCCTTTTACATCGATAGCCTGCAGCGCAGCGCGACAAGCCGGGCAGTTGAAAACGAGATTCAGTCTTCCGGCCTCCAGGCATCCCAGAGCATTGCAAACTGGCTGAATGCTCGGGTTATGCTGACCGAGCTGGCAGGAAACGCCGCCGCAAAGACCACCGATGCGTCTGAAATCCTCGCCGCTTTCGACAATCCGGTCCTGGTGCGCGAATTCATGTCCACATATGTGGGCGACGAAACCGGGGCCTTTACCATCTACCCGCCGCAGGACTTGCCGGCTGACTATGATCCGCGCAAGCGCCCCTGGTATCAGGACGCCGTCAAGGCCGACAAGATGGTGCTGACGGATCCCTATGCAGATGCGTCAACCGGCAACCTGATCATCAGTGCTGCAATTCCAGTAAAGCGGGATGGCCAACTCTTCGGTGTCGCCGCCTCCGATTTCTCGCTCGAGTCGATGGTCGCCATGGTCAACTCGGTTGATATGGGCGGCAAGGGTTCTGCCTTCCTCGTCAAGCAGGACGGCACGATCCTCGTGCACAGCAACGGCGACCTCGTTACCAAGACGCTGAAGGAGGCTTTCCCGACGGCAACACCGGCGGTCGGT from Peteryoungia desertarenae encodes the following:
- a CDS encoding crotonase/enoyl-CoA hydratase family protein, with the translated sequence MTDHIEITRPETHPGVLVLRFNRPEKKNAITQAMYQTLTAGLLEGENDDSIRAIAFLGTEGCFSAGNDMADFLGFAMAGAVGEPAAFSLLRALTEVTKPLVSGVDGLAIGIGTTLHMHCDLTVASDRSLFKTPFVDLALVPEAASSLIAPRIMGHQRAFAMLAASEGFSAEQAREAGLIWKVVSPGEVETETLKIAASLASKPPAAMKIARALVKGSPDEVRARMQEELVHFVAQLKSAEARAAFEAFMKGR
- a CDS encoding acyl-CoA dehydrogenase, translating into MYKAPVDEIAFTLKHVAGLAKAIDDGRLGDLSDDLVDAILTEAGRFASDEVAPLAEVGDKQGARLVDGKVIVPDGWDKLYREWAEGGWNSLTAAEEFGGQGLPHMLNVAALEMWNSGSMAFALGPTLTMGAVDALSAHGSDALKSKYLPKMVSGEWTGTMNLTEPHAGSDLGVMKSRAERRDDGTYRIFGQKIYITWGEHDITENIIHLVLARLPDAPAGTRGISLFLVPKFLVNDDGSLGARNDLHCHSLEHKVGIHGSPTCTMIYGDGKFGDEPGAIGYLIGEENKGLACMFTMMNNARLAVGMQGVAICEAATQKAVQYAKDRTQGKAPGWTGSGMSPIIEHPDVARMLVTMKALTQGSRAICYTCAHATDMSHHAEGDEARHWAERAALLTPIAKSFATDAGVDVASLGIQTHGGMGFIEETGAARFWRDSRIAPIYEGTNGIQAADLVTRKLPLSNGEHVRGFICELREIVDAVRASNLTAFGETATRLDASLADLEQTTDWLLVQLAAGNLNAALSGATPYQRLFGLTLTGAYLAKGALPDEEHGREERLALCRFAAENIIAETAALKDRVINGEASLNAARALFA